The Apodemus sylvaticus chromosome 18, mApoSyl1.1, whole genome shotgun sequence genome includes the window atcctcctgctcctGGGATCACAAGTCTATAGTACCATGCTCGGCCAGCACAGGCTAGTTTGTTcaggcaaggtctcactgtgtagtctaggctggaCCCCGCCGAGTGGGCAGAGttggctgaggaaggaggatcagtaTTAGCTTCAGCTTCTGCACACTGCACACGTCTTTCTCTGGAGTCCCAACGTTgcctttaattcattttctaataatttcgtcaaactttctttgcaagtcaagcattaatctggaactaccactGTGCATTTATTACATTGTTCCCAAGATGAGAGCacccagcatgcacctgggccattaggactgtgctgtggggtgctgggctgggctgggcccaTGCCTCaagttttaattgtttaagaatcattacatcagctgggcggtggcagcgcacgcctgtaatcccagcacttgggaggcagaggcaggtggatttctgagttcgaggccggcatggtctacagagtgagttccaggacagccagggctacacaaagaaaccctgtctcgaaaaaaaataaaaaagaaatcattacaTCAGAGAACATCTAGCAtaacagaattcaccagagcagaagggAGTAttaaagtcagatataatagaataattatgcacaccaaggccaactgaaaagcagtcacacacaaatgaaatctatacatcTGTTGTCCAGGGCAAAGGTCAGGAGAaacaactgttgttacaaagagctgctgCTGGCTACTGAGATGTCCCCATTCATCAGCAAGGTCCCCATGTGGCCTTGTTTTAGATGGCGGGTCCTCTGGAGGGATGTGTCTCCTGCTTCTTGGGGTCCCAGACACCATTCTTTTCTACAAGGAGCTGCCTTGCATTCGAGGGGGCTTCTAAGATGTCTCCATcctggcctactgcaggcagAACCTGTTGTTGCTGTATGTGCTGTCCCCAGCAGACTCCCCCTGATGGCTCTGTGAACGAGGGTGACTTAGCGAGGCATGGTGGGCACCGGCACCCAGAggcggaggtcagaggtcagggttTCAGGTTATCTTCAGCTTCATAGCTGGGTGCAGGGCAGTCTGCAGCTGCACAAGTCATCGAACAAacgagaaagagaagaagaagaagaagaagaagaagaagaagaagaagaagaagaagaagaagaagaagaaggagagagagagagagacagagaggtctCAGTCATACTAGAGGAGGGAGCCACATTTTGCCACAGCCAGATGAGCTGTTTTGCCTGACGGCTTGTTGTGACCTGGCCTGGGCCTGGACAGTCCCAAGATGGAGGCTAAGATAAAGCCTTCCTGGCTCCGCAGCTCCGCTTCCAGCGGACGCCCCACGGGGAGGGGAGGTTTTGTCTTCTGACCGCTCTCAGAGTCTCTTGACAGAGCCTTGGGGAATTCCAGGACTCAATTCAAGGCctcaagaggagaagaagaggggacCAGGGAGCGAGAGGCTGGTGAGGGCCCAGGGCACAGCAGTTACGAAGGTTCtggggcctgggggtgggggtgggggggaggtaaCAGGAGCCAAGCCGCCCTCCACCACACAGAATGTTCCAGAACAGCTGGACTGCATGAGAGGAACGAACAAGGAGAtgggcaggggaggggcagggggacggggagggagggagggagggagggagggagagagaacaaacaaggaaacaacaaCTTAACAAGGCCACCATCTGAGTTTATTCCTGCGCTGTGCAATCTGGAGAGGGGTGGAGATGTCTGTGGGCCTGTGGGCCTGTTCCATTCCCTTAAGGAGGcagtctcctgcctccacacatgtgccagtGACAGCTGGTTAACACCGATTGCCAACCCAGGCAGGTCTAGAGTCACCTTGGAGACCACCTCTGGGCATGTCGGGGTGAggttccaggctggcttcagggAGGTGGGACAGGGGACAGCCTGTGCTAAAGATGGCAGCGCCAGCCAGCCCATGGACTGCAGGGACctttcatctctctgcttctccgCTGAGGGAGTCACGTGATctgctctctcctccttccctgccatgatgaaccACACCCTTGAGCTGCAAGACAGAATACGCCCTTGTCCCTTAAGTGACCGTGACCAGGGTGTTTTACGTCAGCGACAGAAATAATTGCCTAAGACAAACCCCTGGAGCTGTGAGCCAGTGGCTTCCTCAGGAAACCGAGACACAGCAAGGAGACACACTCAGCCTTGGTGCCACAGCCAAACTCCAGCCACCCCTCAATGCCGCTGGCCTTAGGCTGCACCACACTCAAGGTTCAAATGTGCACGTCTCCCCAGGCAGTGCCAGGGAGTCGCAGTCTAAGACTTGAGCTTTCTTCCAGGGACGTGGGGCTGGGGTCACAAGACCCGGGTGCAAGTCCAGACGCTGATGCTCAGAAGTGGAGCCCTCGGTGAGTCACAGCCCCTCCGTTTCCTCATCTGTAGAACGGAGAGAGAACCACTGAGAGTCAGAACACAAGCCGACCCCTCCTCCACACCCATAAAAGACCCCATGGGTTCCATTTCTCAGCCTCCCGAGTACTAAGGTCTGGTTATTTGTCACTGTCTGCCCAATGAGATGTGGGCAAAATGTCTTGAGATTTTAAAGGCCTCTAAAAATCTCCCAAGCCTGGCCTTTCCGTCTCTCTTTAGCCAGGAGCATCGCTCGGAGCACTGGCGGCTGTTTTGAATCGGGGTAACTTTGACGGAAACCAAGGATTCCATAAACTCAGAGGAGGCGCCTTGCTGCGGCAGCTGAGCTGAACCTCCCTCTGTCTTCCGTCATCCCGCCCCTGGTTCCCAGTTCACACCAGCGTGGCATCTTTTCCCGCGTCCAGTGGCCGGTGGCCCAGCATGCTATGCGTCTCATGAGCGACCCCACCCCAGGGGCCCACGCTGGGCAATGGTGTCTAGGGTAGGTGAGCGGTAGGCAGACGgctctccctggctctccctgtGTATCACTGTGGATGTGATACAAGTGGCCCCGCCCCGGAGCGGCCCGCAGGCCCTCAGGAGGGGCTATAGAAGGTCTGACAATGGGTACCCTGCCGGGGCTGAGCTCTGCGGCCAGCTTTGGAGTCTTCCGGAGGCCGGGCTGGTTCATCTTCAAAGGATGGTGGGGACAGCTCCCGGAGACCCCGACGAGTGGCCTGAACAGCCCGGAACAGGGTGTGTGTCATTATCGCCACCAGGATGAGGGCACCCGAACCCAGGATAGCTGCAGCTGCTGCGCCCGCCTCGATCTCGAACAACAGCAGGGCGTACATGGCCAGTGCTGAGGAAGGAATGGCTCACTTAGTCACTCCACAAACGCCTGCTTCCCCAGCCTCGGGGATCCCGTCAAACACAGAGAAACAGCAGAGAGCCCTGGACCAGAACGGGCACTTCTCTCCAAGCCTCCTGAGTACCTTGTCTCAGCAGCGAGGCGCctgcccacacctttaatcccagcactcggcaggcaggggcgggggtgggggcgggggcaggggcgggggcgggggcaggggcaggggcagaggcagggacagaggaggcagaggtagaggcagaggcagaggcaggggcaggggcaggggcaggggcagaggcagaggcagaggcagggacagaggaggcagaggcaggggcaggggcaggggcaggggcaggtgcagaggcagaggaggcagaggcaggggcagaggcagaggcaggggcaggggcaggggcagaggaagcagaggcaggggcaggggcagggggagaggcagaggcagaggcggaggcaggggcaggggcaggggcagaggcagaggcagggacagaggaggcagaggcagaggcaggggcaggggcaggggcaggggcaggtgcagaggcagaggaggcagaggcagaggcagaggcaggggcagaggcaggggcagaggcagaggcagaggcaggggcagaggcagaggcagaggcagaggcaggggcagaggcagaggcagaggcaggggcagaggcagaggcagaggcaggggcagaggcaggggcagaggcagaggcagaggcaggggcaggggcaggggcaggggcagaggaagcagaggcaggggcaggggcagggggagaggcagaggcagaggcggaggcaggggcaggggcaggggcagaggcagaggaggcagaggcaggggcagaggcaggggcagaggcagaggcaggggcaggggcaggggcaggggcagaggaagcagaggcagaggcaggggcagaggaggcagaggcagaggcagaggcaggggcagaggaggcagaggcaggggcagaggcagaggcagaggcgggcagacctctgtgagcttgagaccaccctggtctaatgagtgagttctgggacagccaaagctatatggacccatctcaaaaacaagcaaaacaacaaccaaacaaaccaaaaaactagAATAAATGATTAGACACATGGCTCAGCAATTCGGAGGAtgtgggttcggttcccagcactgcACAGGGGTTCCAGAAGATCGACCGACTTCGCTGAGCTCAGACATCAGGCATGctgcagacagacatacagacaacacccaTCCACACTGTGGGTAGAGGACACCCCACACCGCAGGCCTGGAAACTGTACACATGGGATTTgcttttttccattttgcatttttacTGCATTTGCTCAGTGTATGTGTGCAacatgccacagtgcacatgtagaGGTAGGGGACAACTTAGGGACAGATTCTCCAGaagtgtgggtcctggggactgtATTAATGTCAGCGGGCCTGCCATAAAGATGGGCCTTCTTAttgtaaagatttattattacccctgtgtgtgtttgcatgtgtgtgcacatacgaATGTCTGTAAGTGCAggtgagtgtgcaggtgtgtgtacaggtgagtgtgcaggtgtgtgcacaggtgagtgtgcaggtatgtgcacaggtgagtgtgcaggtgtgtgcacaggtgagtgtgcaggtgtgtgcacagGTGAGTCAGTACAGATTGGTCTGTGCAGGTGTgtaagtgcaggtgcccatggagagCGGAAGGTGTCAGGTCTCCTGGACTTCAGGTGGTTGTGAGGAGCCcgacaagggtgctgggaaccgaactccaGTCCTTCGAAGGAacagaagtgctcttaactaccgagCTTCTCTCTGGCTGTCTGGTTGAGGCACAGCTCAGAGAGTCCCAGGTCCCAGGTTCCAGCCACAATATGGTGAACTCAAGGCCACGCCCTCCCAGtgggtagaacacttgcctggcatgcatgggGCCCGAGTTCCAGCCTCAGCACCCAATCAACTGTGTGCAGTGGTGCCTGGCACGGCCTCGCTAGGGGGGCATGAGGACCAGGAGCTCAGAGACATCCTTAACTACATAGAGTGTTTGAAACCAgtctgggctacttgagaccctgtctaaaaaagcaACTAAGCAAAagcacaaatcaaaacaagacgGCTTCGGGCTGGAGGCGGCTCTCAGGTTAaatgcactggctgctcttgcagaggacgtgGGACTGGGTCCCGGCACCTTACACTTCTGAACTGCTGCAGCTTCCAAGGAATCTgtggcctctgacctctgtgggcactgcacacacagacactgcgTACACCTCTCCTTCCAAGGTCTGGGAGGTGAAAGCAAGACCAGACattcaaagtcagccttggctacaagGCGACTCCCAGGCCTACAAGATAAATAGTAACAGTAAACAGTCATACACCATGAGCATCAACAGAGAATCCTGTTCGCTCTAAGCATCAACTCCTGTGCTTGTGATCTACTCGTCACTCTTCAATTGCTAGGGAAactgatggggaaactgaggcatagagcATAGCCAAGAGAAAGTGTTGGAGCAACTGCCTGAACTCTGGCTCCGGACCTGCACACAGGTTCAGAGATCcgcgtgccccccccccccaggtccccTGTGCTCCCATCACACACTACCTGCTAAGTAGATGGAGACCCCACAGCAGAACAGGCCAAGCGCCGAGTGCCTGAGGAACCGGCAGTCATACAGAAACCAGTCCGACCTGGGCGGCGGGGGACAGGAAGAGGACAGTGGCCCAGTGACACCAGGAATCGAAGTCTAGAGCCTCAGCcctccacctacctacccacctacctaacCAGCCGCCCAGCCATATCTCACCGCatgtacccccacccccatctatcCACGCACCCACCACCCATTTGCTTGAATCTACCCATTCCCAACCAGCATCAAGTCTCCCTGCGCAGTGGAGGGTCAAAGTTGGGACAAGGGTGTGGTTGACTCAAGGAGGACACCTCATCGCATCCCTACTGTTCCCGAAGCACCAGCGCGGGAAGGAGGAGGAGCGCTGAGGCCCCCCGGCGTGCTCTCGGAGTCTGTTTCCCTCTCCTCAGGATGAGGCAGTGCTATCCTACCTGCCTGGACCCGGCCCGCGTGCCAACTCGGCGCCCAGGTGGCCGCAGAGCGCGGCGAGCAGCAAGCAGCTAAGCCCGAAGACCTGTGCCAGCGCAGCCAGCGCGGTCGCCAGAGGCAGCAATGCTCCAGCCGCGGCTTCGGGTAGCCCGGCATCGGGGTCCAGCTCCGGGTGCAGCCCGTCGGTGCGTACGCCCCGCAGCTCCGCGCGCCCTGCCTGGAGTTGGAACAGTAGCTGCGCAGCCAGCACGACCAGCACCGCGGCCGGGATGCCCAGTAGGGTCATCGCGGTCAGTATCCGGCCTCCGTAGGAACGGCCCATGGCGCGGGcctgggatggaggaagggaacggGCAGTAGGCCTTCGAGAGTCCTGGGGTGGGGATACGGACGCCACTGGGGCCCGAGCGCTGGTACCAGGTAGGAGTGGAAAATGCGCAAAAATTTGGGAGAAAGTGTTTTTTACTGCGCTCCGGCTGCGGGCGCCTCCCCCGGGTGTGctggggaaggagggaactggggtTTGTGGGGTTGGCCTGGGAGGGGCTCTGCTAGGAGAGCTCCACCCCCTGCAGAGGGGCAGAGTCTAGCCCCTCCGTGAACCTGGAGGCGAGGAGCGGGGCTGGATATGCAAAATAGGTAAGAAGGGGCGTGGCCTACTTGATGAGCGGAAGGGCGTGGCTAGACGTGGCTTGAGAAGGCTGCTGAAGGGCGGGGCTTAAAAGGATGGTGCTCGGTGCTCAGGGATATCACAACATGGGGTCTGCGTTCTGTGGATAGTGATGGGTGGGGTCCACAGGGTGAAGGGACCAGAAAGAGAGTCTTGCAAGACAGAGGTAGGGGGGCTCTAGTGGGGTTTGGTtggggaaagaacacaggtagGTTGTAGTCTTGGGTAGGGGCCTGGAAATGGACGTGTCTGGGAGGGGGTGTGAAGGGGTTGGGTCAGGGTGGGGCTGTCTGAATTGCCCCACCCTTTTAGAAGGGTGGTGTGTTGTTTGGAGAGTTGGAGAGGTAGGCAGTGTC containing:
- the Tmem221 gene encoding transmembrane protein 221, which produces MGRSYGGRILTAMTLLGIPAAVLVVLAAQLLFQLQAGRAELRGVRTDGLHPELDPDAGLPEAAAGALLPLATALAALAQVFGLSCLLLAALCGHLGAELARGPGPGRSDWFLYDCRFLRHSALGLFCCGVSIYLAALAMYALLLFEIEAGAAAAAILGSGALILVAIMTHTLFRAVQATRRGLRELSPPSFEDEPARPPEDSKAGRRAQPRQDEETEGL